From one Oncorhynchus keta strain PuntledgeMale-10-30-2019 chromosome 30, Oket_V2, whole genome shotgun sequence genomic stretch:
- the LOC118363852 gene encoding transcription factor Sp3-like, producing the protein MATADVEGSQSEFLQHGGASENQTTDMNAIQLTGSDRWELLTPVSTGKDAQQGVVHIPNSGMMTSNGQYVLPIGNMDSQPIYVTASGNDGSANGVSSIQYQIHNSDGTLAGFSAQGLDDGSGQIQLIQDGSHGNIGISIATTTTSDLLTQAGHMQQIQGVSLAGGTTYSGAVPMGLSGGNITFLPINSIDLESLGLAGAQTVPIATTTDGQLIMGSQALEGQEGAAKQLANLVSEANGNTDLYVPTTSSSQLPETIDGTGVLTQATAVSAGVSDPSSENYNSHNHLQQIQVSTSHASSLSQPILQLSGDNQGAQGQDLSQSGQTLQSVQLVNPGTFLIQAQTVTASGQIQWQTFQVQGVQSLQGLQLPQAHGGQQLTLAPVQGLSMGQGGSITLPNLQTVTVNSIGQPGIQYTQGEEAGSPADIQIKEEPDSEEWQLSGDSTLNPSDINNLRVQMDDEDMDMSTGEGKRLRRVACTCPNCKEAGGRGSSLGKKKQHICHIVGCGKVYGKTSHLRAHLRWHSGERPFVCNWMFCGKRFTRSDELQRHRRTHTGEKKFVCAQCSKRFMRSDHLAKHIKTHQNKKGVASSLSPPPSDTIITADGTTLILQSAAGAHDLLSNQEIPLQLVTVAPGEVME; encoded by the exons ATGGCTACCGCGGACGTGGAAGGCAGTCAAAGCGAATTCCTACAGCACGGCGGAGCCTCGGAAAACCAG ACCACAGACATGAACGCCATCCAGCTAACAGGTTCAGACCGTTGGGAGTTGTTAACCCCGGTCTCGACCGGGAAGGATGCGCAGCAGGGAGTCGTCCACATTCCTAACTCTGGCATGATGACCTCTAACGGCCAGTATGTTCTCCCTATCGGGAACATGGACAGTCAGCCCATCTACGTCACAGCATCTGGCAACGACGGCTCAGCCAACGGAGTGTCCAGCATACAATACCAG ATCCACAACTCAGATGGAACTCTGGCAGGCTTCTCTGCGCAGGGATTGGACGATGGCTCGGGCCAAATCCAGCTCATCCAGGACGGTAGCCACGGCAATATCGGAATCAGCATCGCCACGACGACAACCTCTGACCTCCTAACGCAGGCCGGGCATATGCAGCAGATTCAGGGCGTGTCATTGGCCGGGGGCACGACCTATAGCGGTGCGGTTCCCATGGGGCTGTCGGGGGGTAACATAACTTTCCTCCCTATCAACAGCATAGACCTCGAATCACTAGGGCTTGCCGGCGCTCAGACGGTTCCCATAGCAACGACGACCGACGGTCAGCTGATCATGGGCTCCCAAGCGCTGGAGGGGCAGGAAGGTGCAGCCAAACAGCTAGCGAACCTAGTTAGTGAAGCTAACGGTAACACAGACCTCTATGTGCCAACAACCTCATCATCCCAGCTGCCTGAGACCATCGACGGGACGGGGGTTCTGACCCAAGCTACTGCCGTGTCTGCCGGGGTTTCAGACCCATCCTCAGAGAACTACAACTCACACAACCACCTGCAGCAAATACAG GTGTCCACCTCGCATGCCTCGTCCCTCTCCCAGCCCATCCTACAGCTGTCTGGGGACAACCAGGGGGCCCAGGGACAGGATCTATCCCAGTCTGGGCAGACGCTCCAGAGTGTCCAGCTCGTCAACCCTGGAACCTTCCTCATCCAGGCCCAGACAGTCACTGCTTCGGGACAGATACAGTGGCAGACCTTCCAG GTCCAAGGAGTCCAGTCTCTGCAGGGCCTCCAGCTCCCCCAGGCCCATGGGGGCCAGCAGCTGACTCTGGCCCCAGTCCAGGGCCTCTCTATGGGTCAGGGAGGATCCATCACCCTGCCTAACCTCCagactgttacagtcaactctatAGGCCAGCCAGGGATACAATACACACAGGGAGAGGAGGCCGGCAGTCCTGCAG ACATCCAGATAAAGGAGGAGCCAGACTCTGAAGAGTGGCAGCTGAGTGGTGACTCCACCCTCAACCCCAGTGACATCAACAACCTGCGTGTCCAGATGGATGATGAAGACATGGACATGTCCACCGGGGAGGGCAAGAGGTTGAGGAGAGTCGCCTGCACCTGTCCCAACTGTAAAGAGGCTGGAGGGAG AGGGTCGAGTCTTGGTAAGAAGAAGCAGCATATCTGTCACATCGTGGGCTGTGGGAAGGTGTACGGTAAGACTTCTCACCTCAGGGCTCACCTCAGATGGCACAGCGGAGAACGGCCCTTCGTCTGCAACTGGATGTTCTGTGGCAAGCGGTTTACCAGGAGTGACGAGCTACagagacacagacggacacacacgg GAGAGAAGAAGTTTGTGTGCGCACAGTGTTCAAAGAGATTCATGCGTAGCGACCATCTGGCCAAACATATAAAGACTCACCAGAATAAAAAAGGTGTGGCTTCCTCATTGTCTCCGCCCCCCAGCGACACCATCATCACCGCAGACGGAACCACCCTCATCCTTCAATCAGCTGCTGGTGCCCATGACCTCCTAAGTAATCAGGAGATCCCACTGCAACTGGTCACCGTGGCGCCCGGTGAGGTCATGGAATGA
- the LOC118363854 gene encoding obg-like ATPase 1, with translation MPPKKGEGPKQPPLIGRFGTSLKIGIVGLPNVGKSTFFNVLTKSQAAAENFPFCTIDPNESRVPIPDERYDYLCTFHKPLSKVPAFLNVVDIAGLVKGAHAGQGLGNAFLSHISACDGIFHMTRAFEDEDIIHVEGNVDPVRDIEIIHEELRLKDEESLGPIIDKLEKTAVRGGDKKLKPEYDIMLKVKNWISEEKKHVRFYNDWNEKEIDVLNKYLFLTSKPMIYLVNLSEKDYIRKKNKWLIKIKEWVDAHDPGAMVIPVSGGLEAKLQDMTDEEKDKYCEEAKTQSVLTKIIKTGYAALQLEYFFTAGPDEVRAWTVRKGSKAPQAAGKIHTDFEKGFIMAEVMKFQDFKEEGTENAVKAAGKYRQLGRNYIVEDGDIIFFKFNTPNAPKAAKK, from the exons ATGCCTCCAAAGAAGGGAGAAGGACCAAAACAGCCACCACTGATTGGACGTTTCGGGACCTCTTTGAAGATTGGGATTGTGGGATTGCCCAATGTTGG GAAGTCAACATTCTTCAATGTGCTGACCAAGAGCCAGGCCGCAGCAGAGAATTTTCCCTTCTGCACCATCGACCCCAACGAGAGCAGAGTACCCATCCCTGACGAACGCTATGACTACCTCTGCACCTTCCAcaagcccctcag TAAAGTCCCAGCGTTTCTGAATGTGGTGGACATAGCTGGGCTGGTGAAAGGAGCTCACGCTGGACAAGGACTGGGCAACGCCTTCCTGTCTCACATTAGTGCCTGCGATGGCATCTTCCACATGACAC GTGCGTTTGAGGATGAGGACATCATCCATGTGGAGGGTAATGTGGACCCAGTGAGGGACATTGAGATAATCCATGAGGAGCTACGGCTGAAAGATGAGGAGTCTCTTGGACCAATCATAGATAAGTTGGAGAAGACCGCTGTCAGAGGAGGAGACAAGAAACTCAAACCTGAATAC GACATCATGTTGAAGGTAAAGAACTGGATTTCAGAGGAGAAGAAACATGTCCGCTTCTACAATGACTGGAATGAGAAGGAG ATTGATGTGCTGAACAAATACCTGTTCCTCACGTCCAAGCCCATGATCTACCTGGTCAACCTCTCAGAGAAGGACTACATCAGGAAAAAGAACAAGTG GCTGATTAAGATTAAGGAGTGGGTCGATGCCCATGACCCAGGAGCTATGGTCATACCAGTGAGTGGAGGTCTTGAGGCCAAACTACAGGACATGACCGACGAGGAGAAGGACAAATACTGTGAGGAGGCGAAGACTCAGAG tGTACTGACTAAGATCATTAAGACGGGCTATGCAGCTCTGCAGTTGGAATATTTCTTCACAGCGGGACCAGACGAGGTTAGAGCGTGGACTGTCAGG AAAGGCAGCAAGGCGCCCCAGGCGGCAGGGAAGATACACACTGACTTTGAGAAAGGTTTCATCATGGCAGAGGTCATGAAGTTCCAGGACTTCAAAGAAGAGGGCACTGAGAATGCAgtcaag GCTGCTGGGAAGTACAGGCAGCTGGGCAGGAACTACATCGTGGAGGACGGAGACATTATATTTTTCAAATTCAACACACCCAATGCACCCAAGGCAGCGAAGAAGTGA